In Deltaproteobacteria bacterium, the sequence CGGCGTCCGCCCCGCGCGCAAAAGCGGCGTGTCGATGGGCCCGGGGCCGATGGCGTTGACGCGGATGTGCGGCGCGAATTCCTGCGCCAGCGATTTGGTCAATGAATAGAGCGCGGTCTTGGCGGCGCAGTAGTTGGCCGCGTTGGGCACGCCGACGATGGCGAAATCCGACGATGTTATAACGATCGCCCCGCGCTGTTGCGCGACCATCTGGCGCAGCACGGACTGGCAGAAGTTAAACGTGCCGGTGACGTGGGTGTCGATCAACAGGTTCCATTGCGCCAGCGTCATGTTGGCGACCGTCGAGCGCGCGTTGACGCCGGCGTTGCTGAACAGACAATCGATCTTGCCGAATTTGGCGATGACTTGTGCGATCCAGGTATGGACTTGCTTCTGATCGCGCACATCCACCAACCCGGTAAATACTTTACCGCCGGAGCTTTGGATTTGCTCGGCCGTCGCTCTTACGTTTTCTTCTTTGAAGTCACAGATGCAGACCTGGTCGCCTTGGCCGGCCAGACGCAGCGCAGTCGCGCGCCCCATGCCGCTGCCGCCGCCGGTGATCACCGTGACTCGCGCGTTATCGCTTGCTACCATAGCGTCGAGCCTCCGTTGATGCGCAGGTCCTGGCCGATCACGTAGGAGCTATCGTCGCTCAGAAGAAACATGGCGCCATTGGCCATGTCTTCGACGTCACCAATACGGCCGAGCGGAATGTGTGCTTTGCGTGACTGCATGTATTCGTCGGAGACTACCGCGCGCGGCATGGGCGTGTCGGTAATCACCGGTGAGATGGTGTTGACCCGGATGTTGTCAGCGGCGGATTCCACTGCGAGCGAACGCATGAGGCCGAGAATGCCGCCCTTGGAGGCGGCGTAGTGGGCGACGTTTTTGCCGCCGGTGCGCGCCGCCATGGAAGAGAACATCACAATACGGCCAAACTTCTGCGGCCGCATCGTGCGCAGCGCGGCGCGGCAGCAGAGGAAATAACCCGTGAGATTGACTTGCAGTGTTTGCTGCCAGTCTTCGAGCGACAATTCTAGAAACGGCCGCGGCCGATAGATGCCGGCGCAGCAGACCAGATAGTCAATCTTGCCGGCGCCTTTGCCGATGGCGTCGAAGACGCGGTCGACGTCGGCTTCGTTGGCGACGTCGAGTTGGTGGAAAGTAAATTCTTTGACGCTCGATGGCTTGGTATCGAGCACATGCACTGTCGCTCCGGCTTCATGGAGCCGTGCCGCAATGGCGCCGCCGATGCCGCCACTGCCGCCGGTGATGACGGCTACGCGATCTTGATGTTCGTTGGATTGGGACATGGTCGTTTATGCTGAGGCCAGCGCGTGATTCACCGTGATTCTTTCCGCGCGATAAAAATCACCCAAAAAATCTTCGCCGTCTTTGTACGGCCGATTGGGCACGAGCCGCGCATTGAATGATAGCGGCAGCGGATCGATATCAAAGGGATAGGGCGTCAGCACCGCCTTGTGCTCACCCACCGTGTCGATGTTGATTTTCACCGGCTTCTGACCGTGCTTGGTTGGGATGTCGACGTCGTTCAATGAGTTCGTCGGCCCCAGCTTGCGCGCTTTGCTATTCAACGGGTAGCGGTTGCAGACAAACTGGGCGAGTTGGTCGAAGACTTCCATATACTCGTAGTTGGTCCAGACATTTTCCTCGGAGCAATATTGCTTGAATTGTTCCGATTGACGCAACTCACCGAGCAACTTGAGGCGCAGCGCTTCCTGGTGATCGACGTAAGCCTTCACGCGCGGATCGCCGGTGCGGTCGGGCGGGTAAGCGTACTTGCCGTAGCCGGCGTTCATCAGCGCCACGCCATGCATCGCCATCAACATCGCGGCGTAGGGATCGCGGCCCATGACGCGGTCGACGGAGTTTTTGTAAAAATCCAAGCGCAGTTGGCCCAGATATTTCAAACTGCCGTCGTGATAGTCGAGCGGGTAGCCTCTGTCGTTGAGCGTCGATGGGCACATCTCCCACTCCCACCAGCCAATGTCATGCTCGCCGGCGGCGAGCACCACGGAAGAATAGGGATGTGGCCGGTCGAAATCTTTGTTGCCCCAATGCGCCGCGAAGTAGCCGGCAACGCGCGAGTGATCGATCTGGAGCGCTAAGATAATTCGCTTGTCATCGTAAGGATAGGCCATCATGATGGATTTCCTCCTGGGAAAAGCAAGATTCTATTTTTTTGTCGACAATTCCTGGCGCGCTTCTCGAACAAACTGAAAATCCACAATCCGTGATAACGGTACCCGGCTCTTTATGGCGCCCGTTTGGCGGGCCATCTCCAGGTCCTTTTCCAGCGCATCCTCCGACGCGACGCCACTGACTGGATAAGCCTCGACCATTTGGCTGTACGCTTCCTGGGCCTGTTCCGGGCGAATTTTGAACCACTCTGCCATGATTCCGGCGGTCTCTTTGCGATTTTTCGGATCGCGCAAGAACTCGATGCCTTTCAATGTCGCGCGCACGGCCCGGCGTAGCAGCTCCGGTTTCTTGGCGATGTTTTCGTCGGAGGTGCCCAACCCCGCCATGGGTAGCCGCATGAGATCGCCGAAGTAAGCGAGCTTTTGTAAGCCGGCTTTTTCGGCGACGGTTTGCCAGGGCACCGAAATGACCGCTGCGTCCACGAGGCCATTTTGAATCGCCTGGATGCTCGTGTTGTGATCGCCGGTGACGATCAGGGCAACTTGTTTGTCAGTGTCGAGGTTGTGCTGGGTGAAAAAGTCTTTCGTCATAAGGTGCACCGAGCCACCGAGCGACGCGATGCCAACGGACTTGCCTTTGAGCGCAGCGACGCTGGTCGTACCGCTCCGCCCGACCAGATAATAGGCCGGACGGTCGGCGATCACCATCAGGCTTTTGACCGGCATGCCCACCGCTGCGGCGCGCACAATGGAGCCATGCACCGTGGCGAACTCGACCTGACCGGTCACCACGGCCGTGACGCTGATGTTGGGCCGCATAAAAATCAACTCAGCGCGCAGTCCTTCTTGTTGGTAGAGGCCGAACTTGCGTGCCGCCAATATCGGCATGGTGGTGAAGCTCGTCGAAGGATACGCGATGCGAATATTGTCGAGGGCGGTGGCTTGCGATGGCAGAACAATGGCAGCGCCTAACGTCAGCACGCGAATCGTTAAGGCTATTCCGAAACGTTGTTTGCTCATTGCGAAATCACTCAAAACAAAGTCTCGCCCGCGAATAGGATCGCGACTGGCGCCTGCATCGAGTTCATCGACTTGACGGCGTTAACGATAGAGCTGTGCACATCCTGGTTTTTTTCAACGGAGCGCTGCGTGATGCGCATGCTGTCGAGCAGCGGTTTGGTGCCCCAACCAAATGGGACTGAGAACCAGCGCTCGTCTCCCAGCTCGCCGCGGTGGCTGATCAAGAGGAGCATCGGCACACCGAAGGCCATCGGCCCGCGCATTAGCGCGTAGGTGCCAAGCGTAAGACCGGTGTTTTCCACCAGGAGCGCCGGCTTCATGCCGCCGAGCCACGCGCCCATGCAGACGCCGACGCCGTCGTTTTCACTGGCCACCTGCAAGTAGGTAATCTTTGGGTCCTCGGAAAGCGGGATGTACAACTCTTGAAACGCCGAGTCGGGCAGGCAGGCGACGAAGTTTACGCCGCTTTTGGTCAACGCTTCATGAGCGGCTTTGGCTGCTTCGGGATGCATCTGGGCTCCTCTCCGAGAAAGCGAATTCGGACGCGACCCTTAAGTCCCCTAAGGCTTGGGCGCGCCGAGTATTTCCACGCCGGCGACGCGTTCGACGTGGCGCACGAATCGATACTTGTTCTCTTGTCCGTCCATCTTCGGTCCGGCGCCGCGGCCGATGGCCTGGATCTTTGCCACTAGCACCGAGGGTCCTTCGCTGCCAAGGAAAGCTTGCATCTCCGAGCGCACCAGCGCTTTGTCGCGCAAAGTGCGCACACTTTCGATGCCGGAGGCTTTAGCGATGCCGGCGATGCTCGTGCCCATGGCGGTTTGACTTTTGGGGCCGCCGCGACTGCCGAACAGCTGCTCGTTGTCGAACACGATGGAGTAAAAGTTTTTTGGCTGGCGCGCGCCGATGACGGGCAAGATGCTCGGCGCCAGCAGCATGCTGCCGTCGGTGTCCAAGGCGAAAATACGGCACTGGGGCAGAGCCGTCGCGAGGCCGAGAGCCACTTGGCTGACCATGCCCATGCCTACCAAGTAAAGGTTGCCCGGGCGGTCAATGACTTGAAAGCTGTCCGCCGTTGTCCCGGCCAGCGCTGTGACGACGAGATCGGTTTCCCTAAGAGCAGGCTTCAGCTCTCGCAACACTTCTTGTCTCAAGGGTTTGGTGGTTTCGTCAGCCATCTGAGCAAGATTCCTTGGCGATCCGATTATCTTCGGCCATATCGCAATCAACAAGCTTAAGTCAAAACCATTTTCGAATCCTAAACCGACAAAAAGTTTCAGTGCGTGGTTGAGACGATCGAATCCCCTCGCCCTTTGGGAGAGGGTTAGGGTGAGGGCCGTTCGAAGCGCGACAGGATCATGCCACAACGTGCCCTCACCTCCATCCTCTCCCAAAGGGCCAGGAGGTCGGAAATTTCCGCGCTCACTTCGAGTGTTCTCCTGCATTTGCTAGTTTCTCGGTAATTGACACTCGGCGCACTATGGTGTGCATCCAATCTTTTGTCCCGTTTAGCGCTGACCTTAGGGCACCACTTCCCGGGCGATGGAAAAGTCGACAAACTTGTCGAAGTTCACCGGCTTGCCCTCGAAGGGACTGTTGTTGGCCTTAAGTCCGAAGCGCACGGCGTACTCCGTCGACGCGCCGTAGCGGCTGATGTCCACCGCTTTGCCGCGCAGATCGCTGAGAGTACGAATCTCCGGCCGCGCGACCAGATCGAAGAAGCTCCGGTTGTAGACGCCGAGAATGGTCGTCAGCGGCGCCCCCGCGACAGCGGCGCGCAGCACGCTCGACGAGCTTTGCATGTAGTCCACGTCGCCGGTGATGAGGCCTTTTACAGCAAGATCGGAGCGCATGACGATATACTGCGCGCTCAGTCCGGCCTCGTCGAAATATTTCTTGTCGATGGCGACCCAGATCGGCGTGTTGGTGAGGACGACGGAAGACGTGGCGATCACGATGTTTTTAGCGTGGGTGGACGCGCTTAGCAGCAGCAAAAAGACCGGTGCCAGCAGCAATGATGGTCGATTCATGGTCATTCGGACAGCCTTTCTCTAACGGATCAGGACCGGGAATTAAACCCAGAACTTTGAACGCCGGCTATCTCTGATTCTCGAACCAATTTACAATATCCGCCAACACCGGCGCTCGATCGACGTTGGTCAAATGATGATTGCCGCCTTCGACTGTGCGATGGCGCGCTGGGCCGGGGATCTGCTGGTGTAGTAGCTTGCCATGTTCGTAGGGCACCGATTCATCCGCCGTGCCTTGCACCACGAGCGCTGGCTTGTTCAAGTTCGCGACGATCTCAATGGCGTTGGCGGCGCGGAAATGCTTTTCCTGAAGCGGCCCGAAACGGGCCTCGAGAATGGCACGGGCGTTCCGGTTGTCTTCGAGGATACGGGTTAAAGAGCAGAACGGCGCGATGCCCACCGCGCCGGCAAAACAGTCATACTGGGTCGCGCTGACAAGAGCCATCGTGCCACCGGTGGACTGGCCCATGGCCCAAACTTTCTTGACGATCTGTGTTAGCGCCGCGGCGCAGGCGGCCATATCGACCGGCCACATGCTCAAGTCGGCATGTCCCGTCGACGCGCCGTAGCCGCGCTGCTCGAAGCGCAGCACGGTGTAGCCATGTTCGGAGAGCCTGCGCAGCAAGTCGTCGTAGGGCGTGCCGCCGCCCCAGCCGTGGCAAAAGACCACGGCTTCGCCACGGCTCTTGGCCGGCGTCCACAGGGCGCAGTTGAGCAGCGCGTCGCTGCTTCTTAAGAAAAATGACATGGGCATGGTGACGATCTTTCTGTCTTCCGAACTTTGCGTCCTTTGCGTCTTTGCGCGAGATAGATGCTCGGATTGCGCTCAGTTTCTCATGAACCGTTCATACAAGCCGTTGGTGCCGATGACTTTCAATTGCAAAGATTTCTTCGCCGCCAGCGTCGCTTTTCGCTGCAGCTCTTCGGTGGTGGCGTAGTGGCGCAACACGTAGGCCCCCAGGTCGGCGTGCCCGTCTTCTTCATCATTGTGTTCGCCGTAGAAACGCAAGAGCGATGGGTAGGGGTAATATTTCTTCACGGCTTCGTACATCCGGTTGCCCGCGCGGGTATTGGTGCGCTCGTTGCCAAAGTTGTTGGCCGCCGCGATCTCGACGATATGGCCGCGCGACAGCCAATAGTAAAAGTAGGGCGTGGTGAATTCCGGGATCAACTCGATGCGGCGCATCTCGTCGGGATCGCGGCCGATCTCAGCGGCGAAGTCGACAATATATTCGGGGTGGGGCGCTTCCTCATGGGCGTAGGCGATGTATTTCAAGGCCAGATCTGGGTCGTGGCAGCGCTGAATCCAAGCGCACATGATCGACGGAATATGTTTCAGATAGGCGTACCACTGGCCCATGATCTGAAAAAGCTGTTCTTTGCTAAGCTTGCCGCTGCACCAAGCATCGTAGAAGGGCGACGCAAGAGTCTCACGGCGCAAGGGTTCTAGTTCTCGGTCGAGCCATTCGACGTATTGATCACCGGACAGGGCCATCGGAGGTTCCTTTCTGGTTATCGGAGTTCTTCGGGGATGATGCGCCCATCATCGACAATTGTCCGCCCATCCAGCTCGAACTTGGCCCGACGCAAAATCAGATCTTCATGGGCCATGGTTTTGTTCTTGCCGCCGAGGCGATAGTTGGCGCCAAAAGCGATCTGAACATTGCCATAGGTCGAGCGCACTTCGCGGGCGCCGTCTTCGGTGCCGCGCTGGGCGATCTCGGACCAGCGGGCGCGGTGATCGGTGCCCCAGCCGATATGGGAGATGATGTAGGCTTCGGGATCGTTGGCCTGATCCAAATGGTCTTGCAATAGCACCGCGTCGACGCCGCCGGTGATCTTCTGGATCACACCCTTGGCGACGTCGATGCGCACCGGCTCCGCGACATAGCGGCCAAGCATGACCAACAAGTCGCCGACGTCGAGCACCAGCGTGCCGGTGGCGCTGTCTTCTTCCGGCGCGCAATAGAGAAAACCGGAAGGCCAGCTATCCCAACGGCCCTTCTCGTCGCTGACGCCGAGTTGGCTCAGACCTGGCCGTCCTTTCTTGCGCATGGTCATGTCAGTGCCCGCTTTGGAAGTGAAGCGAATGTCGGTGGCGCGATCGAGCCACGCCGCGCCTTTGGCAGTGCGCCGGCGAACCTCTTCTGTCGGGAAGCAGCGGCGCAGTTGATCTTCGATCGCTTTGACTTGCAGCACACGGGCGCCGCTGGCGAGCACCGCGCCCAAGCCCTCGCCGTAGAGGTAAAGCGTGCCGCCGGTGGAGAGGTCGACAATAAAGTCGGCGTTTTTCAAGATTTGCAACACGGGGCCAAGGTCGATGCCTTTGCCATTGCCCGGCGGCAGGAAGGGAATCTTGACCTCGAACACGCTGCGGGCCAGCTCTTTGCCCGCCGCGAGAAACGCCGCGACGTAATGGGGGTTGGTCCGGGTGTCGGCAAACAGGACCATGGTCTCGTCGCGCGTGACTTTGCACAGCCGCAGCTCTTCCAATACCAATCCGACGAGATCGCCGCCGATTTCACTGCTGATGGGAAAACGCACTGTCATAATAAAATCCTCCCAGACTTTAGTGGGTCGACCTTGAACGGTTTAACCATTAAACCATTGGACGGTGCTACATCTCTTTCTCCAACAGACTTACATATTGAGTGTCGATCAAGTTGTGCACGGCTAGTTTGGCGACGTTGGCATCGGCAAGCCAAAAAATAAGCCGCTGACGATCGGGGTGAGGGCCGCTACTTCGTGCCTGGCCAATCGGTGATAAAGCGCTTGCACAGCGCGTTCTGCCCAAGGATTTTTAGCTGGAGCGATTTTTTCGCCGCCGCCGTGGCCTTGTATTGCAGCTCGTCGGTCGTTGCATATTTCTTCAAGACGTAGACACCGAGATTGGCATGTTCGCCTTCTTCCTCCGCGTGGTCCTCGAAAAACTTGATCAGCGACGGATAGGGGTAGTACTTCGCGGTTGCGTCGTACATGGCGTGGCCCCGGCGCGTGTTGGTGCGCTCGTTGCCGAAGTTATTCGCCGCCGCGACCTCAACGATATGGCCGCGCGACAGCCAGTAGTAAAAATAAGGCGTGGTGAATTCGGGAATTAGCACCGCTTGGCGCATCTCTTCGGGATCGTGTCCCAGCTCTTTGGCGAACGCGACGAGGTATTCGGGATGGCCCGCTTCTTCGTGCATGTAGGCGATATATTTCTGCTGCACGTCGACGTAGGGGCAGTTTTCAATCCAAGCGGCCAGGATATGCGGAATCTCGCGCAGGTAGGCGTAGCGCTGCTTCATCAATTCGAAGACTTGCTGTTGGCTCAGCTTGCCGCCGCACCAGGCGTCGAAGTAAATCGACGACGACGCCTCGCGCCGCAGCGGTTCCAGCTCACGATCGAGCCACTCGATAAATTCGTCACCGGCCATGGGCATGACGATACCTCGAGAAAGGTTCACCACAGAGCCGCGGAGGGCACAGAGTTCCGATTTGCAAGAGGAGAATGACTAGAAACTCGGATCCCCGTCTATCCTCTATGGGTTCGGTGTCTCTGTGGTGAATCCGCTTTCTTACTTTATTCCCAATTCTTTTTGCGCCTGGCGCAATAACGTGAAATCGCGCACGTCCTCGGCGGCTTTCGGCTTGATGCCGAGCGCTTCCCATTCGACGTCGGTGATTTCGCCGTTGCGGCTGAGCGTTAGCAGCAACAAGTCATAGGAGCCGGCGGCCGCTTCCTGGGATAACTTCAGCCACTGCATCATGACTTCGACGGTCTTGGCTTTGTTCTCGAAGATCGAGCGGTGCGCTTTGAGCAAGGCGCGCTGGAGCTGTTTGATGGCCTGCGGTTTCTCTTTGAGCAAGCGGTTGTGGATCGCGATGCCGGACAGCGGCCGCGCGCGCTGGACATCTTGCGGCCCGGCGAGAATGTTGAATCCTAAACCCGTCAGATGCAGGTGATGCGGCGGCGCAATGGCGATGGCGTCCACGGCGCCGGCGCGCAGCGCTTGGATTCTCAAGCCCTCGTTGCCTAGACCGAGAAAAGTCACAGCGCCGAGGTTCAGGCCCTTGTTGCGCAGCATCTCTTCGGCAGTGACATGATCCACCGAGGTTAAATTCGTCACGGCGATTTTCTTGCCGGCGAGGTCGTGGGTTGACCTCAGTTCCGGCTTGGCGATGAGGAAATAGGCGCCTTTGCGCACCGACACGAAAACAAACTTCAACGGAAACCCCTGGACGGCTGCTTGCAGTGTGTTGTTGAATGTCGTGGTGAAATCGAGCTCGTGGTTGGCGAGGGCGACGGGAGCGAGTCGCGGGGCGACCTGGATCAAATCGACATCCAGACCCTCTTCTTTGTAGAAGCCTTGGGCCCGCGCGACTTGAAAGGCCAGGGACGTGCTCGGCGCGGAGTAGGAGACACTGATTTTTTGCAGCTGGGCGCTCGAGTGGAGCGGCAGGGTCCAGAAGAATAGCGCGGCGCTAAAGAAAAAGGTTCGTATGAGTGCTCCATGGAGATTCGCTGCCATTTGAGACTCCCGAAGGATTTGCATTGCTGCGTTCACAGAAAATCCCCCGCCGCCCCCCCTATTTCAAAGGGGGATGAATTCCGCTTATTTCGTCGTGCTCATTTCTCGTCTAAGTCGCTCGGCAAAGCCCATGTCGATGATGTCCTCAGCGTTTAACCTGGCGATCTTCGGATCAGTCTGGCCGAGGAAGTCTTTGACCATCTTGACGCCAGCCACTGCCGGGGCGGGGATGTCCTGAAATATTTTTGCGTGGCTGCGAAAGGTTTCATCGAGCGCTTCGGGATCGGTCACTTTCATGAACCGCATGAGACTTCTAATCGCTAGCTCGCGGTTGGTTTTGAACAGCCTTAAGGCACGCGTGATCGCGCGCATGACGCCGTAGACTTCTTTGTCATTGCGCTCCAGCGAAGAGCGCATCGCCACTATGGAGCCAGAAGTCGAAGGAAAACCCAGGTCGGCCAAGTCGATCAACGAACGGAAGCCCGCTTTGCGCGCGATCAGCGTCAGCGGCGGTGCGACAAAGGTTGATTGCACCTGGCCGCTGCGCAGCGCGGCAAAGCGGCCGGTCTGGCCGCCGATCTGCAGTAGCGTGACATCCTTTTGTGCCTCCAAGCCGTAGCGTTCCAGCACTTTGCGCGCCCGAAAATCGGTGTAGTCGCCCAACCGGTCGATCGCCATACGTGTGCCTTTGAGCTCGGCCGGCTTGGTGATCTTGGCATCGGTGATGATCGTGATGTTCTCTTTGTCGGTGACGCCGCCGACGAAGCGCAAGTCCGCGCCATGGGCGGCGGCGCGCACCGGACTCGCCCCCGCCACGAGGGCCATGCGAATATCGCCGGCAATTAACGCCTGGGTAATTTGCGGCCCGCCGATGTAAATAAATTGTGGGCGGATGCCCTCTTGTTCGAGCAGCCGCTCTGTTTCAATCAGCGAGATGAACGCGTAGGTGCCGCCGAGGGACGAGTAGCCGATCGGGAAATCGATCTGGGCGGCTGCCTGTGGGGTGAAACCGGCGCAGAACGTCAAGAGCCCGGCCAATAGCCATGCTGGCTTGGTCATAGATGGACTCTTAATGGCGCGGCCGATCGCACCGGCGGCCACAGCGCGAAGATCTCCCGCGAAGTAGCGACGACGCCAAAGTTGCGCCCGATGTTCGCTACCGCAGCCTCGTGCGATCGGACGTCGTAGGATACCGCGCAGTCGGCGGGCAGCACGATGTAGTAGTCGCGCAGGAAGCCGTCGCGCGCCGTGGACTCTACGCAGACGTTGGTGGTGACGCCGGTGACGATCAGTGTTTTGACGCCACCGGTGCGGAGTAAAGGATCGATCTGGGTAGCAACGAAGGGACTATAGCAATGTTTGACGATCACCAACTCGCCAGGAGCCGGCTTCACCTGGTAGAAGTCAGCGCCCCAACTCCCCTCGGCGCAGCGAGCCATCGGCACACGGGCTTTGCTGAAGTGTTCGAGGAACGGCCCGCCGAGATACTTGTCGTCGTAAATGGCCTGGATATAGCACACCGGTACAGCGGCAGCGCGCGCTGCGGCAATCAACCGTTCTAGGTTGGGTACCATGGCTTGGATCGGGGCGAGATCCAAACCTTGCTTGCCGACATAACCCTCGGCGTGGCAGAAATCATTCTGGACGTCGACGACGAGCAAGGCCGTGTGGCCAGGCTCGATCTTTGCCGCCAGGCTAGTCAAGATTTCTACCGCCATGGTTCGCTGCGCAATTATTTGAGGATCTCTTTCAATTTCTCCACCAGCGGCTTGTCGAGTTTGAACAAGCGCTCGACGGCTTCTTGCATTTCTTCGCCGGTGAGTGGATTTAAGTCGAGGCGCGCGCGCTGCGCGTCGGCGATAAGGTCGGGATCTTTGAGCGTGGCCTGGAGCGCCCTGCACAGCGTCAACACGCGGTCCTTGGGTGTATTGGGCGGCAGCAAATAAGGCCGCGCCGTCGCGCCGTAGTCGTAGACCGCGACCTGGACGATCTTCTTGGCTTCATCGGTCTTCACGTATTCGCTGATCGACGGCACGTTGGGCAGCTCGGGATGCCGCTTGGGGATCGTCACCAGGATCAAGCTGACGGCGCCGGATTCAATCTCTTTCGGCCAGGTCGATTTGAAAGATTCCCACGAGTTGACCAGCCCCTGCATCTCGCCGCTTTGCACCGCGAGCCGGATATCGGCGGTGCCCTTGTAACCGGTCACCAATTGGATCGGCAGGCCGAGCATGGCGCGCATCACTTTGGGGATGTCGTCGGTGCCGGTGCCAGGGCCGATGCCGCCGAATTTCACCGGCGTCTTGGTGGCGAGCCATTGTTCCATGCTCGTGACGCCGCTCGCCTTGGTGACGCCAACCGACAACGTATCTTGGGCCGGTGCTCCGACGTAGAGAAATTTCCGTGCATCGAACTCGATTCCTTGTTTGCCCAATACCTGTTGCAAGATGATGCCGCCCACCGGATGGCCCATGGTGAGTCCGTCGGGCTTGGCGACTTTGTAGACATGATTGGCCGAGATGATGCTGCCGGCACCCGGCATGTTGTCGACGACGAAGCTCGGATTGCCCGGGATATGTTTGCCCCAGTGACGCGCGAGGGTACGGCTGTAAGTGTCATAGCCGCCGCCGGCGGAACCGCCGACGACGATGCGGATGGTTTTGCCTTTGTAGAAATTGTCTTGCGCCTGCGCGGTGGTGCTAAGCCACAGGCCCAAGATAGTAGCGATCATGGATGTGATTCGTGCTCGCATCGTGACACCTCCAAAGCGTCTGTCGTTCATAGCATGTTGCGCTGCGCGATAGATAGCAAAAAATCGCGTTGTTGCAACTCAAATCTATAGGTTGATGTGCTGGCGCGCGGCGCTTACGACTCCTTTGAGAAGTGTAACCGCCAGTGATAGTTGAGCAGCCCTAGGTATTCGTGGAGACTGTAATAGATGCCGCGGGCCACGTTAATGTTGGGATAGAACTCATTCGGACCTAGTTGCCATTTAGCGATTGTAAAATCGCCTGGAGCCGGGATGGGCTCCGGCGCCTTGGCGCTAAAGACGAGCATGCTGCGCGGCATGTGCTCGGCCGAGGTGACCAACAGATAACGCTTCCAGCCTTTTTGCTTGAGAATCTTTTGCACCTGCACGGCGCTCTCAAAAGTGTCACGCGAATTGGCCTCGCCGATAAGATGTTCCTTGGGAACCCCCCACTTGGCCAGGTAGTCGCGGGGAATCTGATTTTCATTTCTGTCAGGCGTAAGCGGGTTGACGTGGCCACCGGAAACGATGATCGGTCTGGGCTGGATCTGATACAGCCGCAACGCTTCTTCGCAGCGGCGAAACATCGCGTGATCGAGCGAAGTGAAAGGGATAAGTCCCTCGGCCGGCACGATGCTGCTGGTGAGCACGACGATCGCATCGTACTT encodes:
- a CDS encoding SDR family oxidoreductase, with product MVASDNARVTVITGGGSGMGRATALRLAGQGDQVCICDFKEENVRATAEQIQSSGGKVFTGLVDVRDQKQVHTWIAQVIAKFGKIDCLFSNAGVNARSTVANMTLAQWNLLIDTHVTGTFNFCQSVLRQMVAQQRGAIVITSSDFAIVGVPNAANYCAAKTALYSLTKSLAQEFAPHIRVNAIGPGPIDTPLLRAGRTPEEYESARKVFEGKLPMHRLGQPEEVAAVVDFLLSERASFITGQLLQPNGGQVMW
- a CDS encoding SDR family oxidoreductase produces the protein MSQSNEHQDRVAVITGGSGGIGGAIAARLHEAGATVHVLDTKPSSVKEFTFHQLDVANEADVDRVFDAIGKGAGKIDYLVCCAGIYRPRPFLELSLEDWQQTLQVNLTGYFLCCRAALRTMRPQKFGRIVMFSSMAARTGGKNVAHYAASKGGILGLMRSLAVESAADNIRVNTISPVITDTPMPRAVVSDEYMQSRKAHIPLGRIGDVEDMANGAMFLLSDDSSYVIGQDLRINGGSTLW
- a CDS encoding DUF3891 family protein, whose translation is MMAYPYDDKRIILALQIDHSRVAGYFAAHWGNKDFDRPHPYSSVVLAAGEHDIGWWEWEMCPSTLNDRGYPLDYHDGSLKYLGQLRLDFYKNSVDRVMGRDPYAAMLMAMHGVALMNAGYGKYAYPPDRTGDPRVKAYVDHQEALRLKLLGELRQSEQFKQYCSEENVWTNYEYMEVFDQLAQFVCNRYPLNSKARKLGPTNSLNDVDIPTKHGQKPVKINIDTVGEHKAVLTPYPFDIDPLPLSFNARLVPNRPYKDGEDFLGDFYRAERITVNHALASA
- a CDS encoding ABC transporter substrate-binding protein; its protein translation is MSKQRFGIALTIRVLTLGAAIVLPSQATALDNIRIAYPSTSFTTMPILAARKFGLYQQEGLRAELIFMRPNISVTAVVTGQVEFATVHGSIVRAAAVGMPVKSLMVIADRPAYYLVGRSGTTSVAALKGKSVGIASLGGSVHLMTKDFFTQHNLDTDKQVALIVTGDHNTSIQAIQNGLVDAAVISVPWQTVAEKAGLQKLAYFGDLMRLPMAGLGTSDENIAKKPELLRRAVRATLKGIEFLRDPKNRKETAGIMAEWFKIRPEQAQEAYSQMVEAYPVSGVASEDALEKDLEMARQTGAIKSRVPLSRIVDFQFVREARQELSTKK
- a CDS encoding ABC transporter substrate-binding protein, producing the protein MTMNRPSLLLAPVFLLLLSASTHAKNIVIATSSVVLTNTPIWVAIDKKYFDEAGLSAQYIVMRSDLAVKGLITGDVDYMQSSSSVLRAAVAGAPLTTILGVYNRSFFDLVARPEIRTLSDLRGKAVDISRYGASTEYAVRFGLKANNSPFEGKPVNFDKFVDFSIAREVVP
- a CDS encoding alpha/beta fold hydrolase, which translates into the protein MPMSFFLRSSDALLNCALWTPAKSRGEAVVFCHGWGGGTPYDDLLRRLSEHGYTVLRFEQRGYGASTGHADLSMWPVDMAACAAALTQIVKKVWAMGQSTGGTMALVSATQYDCFAGAVGIAPFCSLTRILEDNRNARAILEARFGPLQEKHFRAANAIEIVANLNKPALVVQGTADESVPYEHGKLLHQQIPGPARHRTVEGGNHHLTNVDRAPVLADIVNWFENQR
- a CDS encoding ABC transporter substrate-binding protein, whose protein sequence is MTKPAWLLAGLLTFCAGFTPQAAAQIDFPIGYSSLGGTYAFISLIETERLLEQEGIRPQFIYIGGPQITQALIAGDIRMALVAGASPVRAAAHGADLRFVGGVTDKENITIITDAKITKPAELKGTRMAIDRLGDYTDFRARKVLERYGLEAQKDVTLLQIGGQTGRFAALRSGQVQSTFVAPPLTLIARKAGFRSLIDLADLGFPSTSGSIVAMRSSLERNDKEVYGVMRAITRALRLFKTNRELAIRSLMRFMKVTDPEALDETFRSHAKIFQDIPAPAVAGVKMVKDFLGQTDPKIARLNAEDIIDMGFAERLRREMSTTK
- a CDS encoding cysteine hydrolase, whose translation is MAVEILTSLAAKIEPGHTALLVVDVQNDFCHAEGYVGKQGLDLAPIQAMVPNLERLIAAARAAAVPVCYIQAIYDDKYLGGPFLEHFSKARVPMARCAEGSWGADFYQVKPAPGELVIVKHCYSPFVATQIDPLLRTGGVKTLIVTGVTTNVCVESTARDGFLRDYYIVLPADCAVSYDVRSHEAAVANIGRNFGVVATSREIFALWPPVRSAAPLRVHL
- a CDS encoding YdcF family protein; the encoded protein is MFLLKQFIKPFFLPPWPWLFLLVLVFLFWKRPWARKLYGFTLLLVIALHSGIVGYWLGYPLESQYKPLLDPRTMGKYDAIVVLTSSIVPAEGLIPFTSLDHAMFRRCEEALRLYQIQPRPIIVSGGHVNPLTPDRNENQIPRDYLAKWGVPKEHLIGEANSRDTFESAVQVQKILKQKGWKRYLLVTSAEHMPRSMLVFSAKAPEPIPAPGDFTIAKWQLGPNEFYPNINVARGIYYSLHEYLGLLNYHWRLHFSKES